The sequence tttcatttcattttcattttcatttcttaattAACAATTTAGGCTGTGCTCTTGAGTTTAACTCACAAATGTTAACCTATTGATCTATTAAATTGTGAAAAACTGGAATGCTGAACATCCTTGGGGATGCGTGCTGCTCAAATCATCGGcttttcatttgtatttataGAAGGCAGGAAATCATCTCGGATAAATACGACGTTAGCTGTTAATGGCTTGACACCTCTGCTCATTGTGAGTCTGGACCATCAGGATGCTTAAACAAATGAAGGTGGGTGGAATTTTGCAACTCATCACCGTCCCCTCTCGCGATAATGATACATGAGATACTTTATGATTAAATTtcattagatatttttaattcataaatcGAGAAGATGGTGCTTTTGTTGAGGGAAAGGAAATCACAGAGGTTCCAAGCTAGAGAGAATTCTAGTTCCATGGCCCCGTCCAAAACTCACtattaatagaaataaaaaaaataaaacacggACACACGCCCTTACTTATATCCAGAGGTCGCCTTCTCTCTCTCACGCACAAGCTCAAAGCTCAGAGATTCCTCCCCCTCCTCTTCTGCTTTTCTTCGCTTCCTCCCTGTAAGTCTCTCTCttcaagaagaaataaaaatttctctttcgttctatttatttctttggCCGACCTTAACCAATTCaagattgaaacttttttttttggggaataataataataataacctagATCGATCGTTAAACCCAGAAAGAAAGTTACTgtctaaaaattttgaaatccgTCTCTTATTTAACATTTGGGATTTTCACTTGGGTCTGTCAAGGGCCGGGCTCctcctttgtttcttttatCAACAATGACGCTCGCGCGCATATGTGATTTCTTTTATTCGTCTCTCCTTCTACTTTTTGTTAATCTTATGTTTTAGGCTTTTTCTTGGCGTTTGTGTGCTTTTACTTGCTTAGTTTTTCTTCTCGTAAGGTGTCTTATGGTGGAGTTTGGCATGAGAAGCTGGGTTACTTCTAAACAATAAAATGAGCAAAGATGGAATTGTTTAATGATTTGTTGGGATCTAAATTTTAGTTTGTAAAGATGATTTCTTGGCTGTATCATGGAAAAGGATGGAACTAATGCAGTTTACtgcaatttgttattttttgttttattttgtagtGTATGATCATTGAGTGAGGATGCTCTGTTTTTGCTTGATCAGTGCGTGGATTgtattcttttcctttctttcgaGTATCTGCTTTGTTGGGGCTTTACCTTACCATGAGCTTTATACAAAAAATGAGCaaagatttaattttcttaGTAAAATCAAGCTGACAATTTCTAGTTTTAAAGACGAGTGGTTGTCTAAACCAATGAAATGGGGCGCTGTAAtgtcatagtttttttttgttcttacagTATGACATAACTAAGTGAGGTTGCTTTGTTTCTTAGCCTGATAACTGAAGAACTGAGCGGATGGCAAAAGGTTTGATATGGGCGACAGCAGAGGATTTGGCAAGGAACAGAGGACGTGTTCTATCTCTTTATCGTCAGATACTGCGAAGTCTTAACTCGCCAAGTTTGCCTCTTAATTTAGCAGAAAGACTGGCTAAGAAGGCTGAAGTTCGTGCGATCTTTATGCTGGGATCTGAGGAGACATCAGTACATAACATTGAAGACCTTTTTGACACTGCTGAATATGCTCTCTCCATCCTCAAAAAAGGTGAGATCCCAAATACGAGGAATCCACTCTGAGGAGGGCTACCGCCTGACTGTACACTTTGAAATGCCTTGCTTGACAGTTACAAGGGAATGTAGAATTGTCTCAGCCTATGACAGGTTTCTGTTCtagttttcttctattttgtcCAGTTGGCTAATTGGGATGGGGGAACAGATGTTTTAGGTTGTCGATAAAACAAATGTTTGTTGGGATTAAGCTCAGTTAAGTTATTTACTCCTCGATGGACTGGAAATTAAGTTTGGATTCTTTTGGATCCTGCTGCGCTACATCACAATTGGATAACTCTATCACCTTGGACCTCATGCTTAGTTCTCGTGGCTTTGCCTGTGAAAGCTACTGGTGTATTCTAGATTAGGCTTTAGGCTACTTGCATATGTTTCTGGGTATAGTTCTTCAGCTAGATGTTAGAGATACTGGTACACGATGCAGGTGAAATTTGATTCTTCAAGTAAGTGATGCACTAAGGCTTCCAAACTCTTAAGATTACAAAAATAAGTTGTAGAGAAAGTTAAAGAAAAttctatgatattttataaaattttgtgGAAAAGATTACTAATTAAAAGTTACCTAAATAATCCATTTTGACCGTGGGATTTTATCCCATATTTGTATAACCCAACACTCACCTCCTGCTAAACCAAAGAGCGGTGTCAAAAAAAGACAAAGGGTTTTCACTGGTACAAGATCATATAATATACGCTCATTCAATTCACAACTGAATGCTTGAGTAGCATCCGAGCTTTACATATCTCACTCTATTAGCAATTGTCCAGATGTTGATGGATGCTAAACGGCTGTTTAAAACCAGCTAAAAAAACcctgataaataaatattatgacgGGTTAAatgttcataatttattatgtgagtgttttattatttaaaacttaatttatatttatatgtttttttttttttcttacaattgattattatattttaattgattgattcaaactaaaatttatatacaCAGCCTGTTCATGTAATTATATTCAACTAAGATTAAACCTGttcagatttttaaaaaaataaaatagtcggggtatataatttataaaatattctaatataattatgttctaaATACACAACACCCCTAATGGAATCAATCTCTCCCACCCTCCTCACACGTATGCGCGCGCGTGTCATTGTTGATAAAAGAAACGAAAGAGCAGCCCGACCCTTGAGTGAAAATCATAAAAGCAAGTAGCGGGAGGACCCGAAGCGATTATGCAAGAACGAGCCTTCACTATATTTTTCTCCAGAAAACGAAATCACACGATgaagaacaatgatgagaggtgaagaAATGACAGCTAtaaattgcatctttttttaactaagatgtaaaaatattttcGGTTAACCCATACAAAATCGCATGATAAGCACTGGCAACAAAACAGGATTAACACGTGGTTAATGCAAAACACACAGGCTGAACTGCAAAAACAAACGGGCACTATGCAGGACTCAATGCAAGAAATATACACACGCAAACCATATTTCAAGGGGAAGAAAACcctaacaaacaaaaatttccTAAAAAACCATGTACATTTGGAGGAGAAGAAGCTACGAGACACGAATTTACAGAACGGTATTTATATGAAGTGCTTTAAGCAGCGAAGTAGCCATTTGTTTGACTAGCACTTGGCCTCCGGAGCTTTGCCCGTCCCTACGTTCCTCGATCAAGTTCTGGAGTTTTTGGGGCAAAT is a genomic window of Populus alba chromosome 5, ASM523922v2, whole genome shotgun sequence containing:
- the LOC118057053 gene encoding uncharacterized protein — its product is MAKGLIWATAEDLARNRGRVLSLYRQILRSLNSPSLPLNLAERLAKKAEVRAIFMLGSEETSVHNIEDLFDTAEYALSILKKGEIPNTRNPL